The following is a genomic window from Chloroflexota bacterium.
CCCCGGCTCCCCGGGCAGCGTCGCCAGCGCCTGGCAGCAGGCGGGCCGCGGCGGCCGTCGCGGCGAGGCCTCCCTCGCCGTCCTCGTCGCCCGCGACGACCCCCTCGACCAGTACCTCATGCGCCACCCGGAGTTCTTCCACGGCCGCCCCATGGAGCACGCCCTCATCGCGCCTGAGAACCCCTACGTGCTGGCCCCGCACCTGCTCTGCGCCGCCCACGAGCACCCCCTCACCCTCGGCGACCGCGCCTACTTTGGCGAGGACCTCCCCGCGCGCCTCGAGGAGCTCGTCGAGTCGGGCCACCTGCGCGCCTCTCGCGGCCGCTGGCACCTCGACCCCACCGTCGACTACCCGGCGCAGGACGTCCACCTCCGCTCGACCTCGGACCGCAGTTTCACCGTCGTCGACGGCACGACGGGCGCGCTGCTGGAGGCCGGCGTCGAGGCCTCGGCCGCCTACGCGTCGCTGCACCCCGGCGCCGTCTACCTCCACCAAGGCGAGCCCTTCCTCGTCACGGAGCTCAACGTCGCGGGCGAGACCGCCGTCGTCACCACGGCCCGTGAGCCCTACTACACCCAGTCGCGGGACATCACGGACATCCGCGTGCTGGACACCTACCGCCGCCGCACCGTCTCCGTGGACGTCCGCGTCTGCCTCGGCGAGGTGGAGGTGACGCGGCAGGTGGTCGCCTACCGCAAGCTGGCCCACTACACCGAGGCCAACCTCGGCGACGAGGTCCTCGACCTGCCCGCGCACCGCTTCCGCACGATGGCCCTCTGGTTCGAGGCCCCGCCCGTCACCGTCGAGGACATCCTCGACGGCAAGCGCGACCTCGCGGGCGGGCTCCACGCCGCCGAGCACGCGGCCATCGGCGTCCTCCCCCTCTTCGCCCTCTGCGACCGCGCCGACATCGGCGGTGTCTCGACGCCAATACACCCCGACACCGGCCAGCCCACGGTCTTCATCTACGACGGCTACCCCGGCGGCATCGGCATCGCCGAGCGCGGCTTCGAGGCCATCGAGGCCCTCTGGCGCACGACGCTGCAGGCCGTCGAGGAGTGCCCTTGCAGTGAGGGCTGCCCCGCCTGCGTCCAGTCGCCCAAGTGCGGCAACAACAACAACCCGCTGGACAAGGCCGTCGCGGCGGAGCTGCTGCGCGGCCTGCTCAACCTGCGGCGGTGACACAGGTGGCTGGACACGAGAACACGGGCCGTGGGACGCTGGAAGTACGCCGCGTCGCCGCGGGCGTAGGCATTGCCCTCGCCCTGCTGCTGGCGCTGGGCATCTGGGCAGGAGCGTCCGGCATGTTGGACCAGCACTTTCTCTATTTCCCAACCAGCGAGCTTATCGGCTCGCCGGCGGTCTACGGCCTCGACTACGAGGACGTCTACTTCGAGACGTCCGACGGCCGTCGCCTGCACGGCTGGTTCGTGCCCGGCGAGAGTGACGTCACCCTCCTCTGGCACCACGGCAACGGCGGAAACATCGGCTACCGCCTGCCGGACATTGACCTCTTCCACCGCGAGCTCGGCGTCAACATCCTCATCTACGACTACCGCGGCTACGGCCGCAGCGCGGGCACACCCTCGGAGGAGGGCCTCTACCGCGACGCCGAGGCCGCCCTGCGCTACCTGCAGTCGCGCGACGACGTCGACCCCACGAAGATCGTCTACTTCGGCCGCTCCCTCGGCGTGGCAATTGCCACCGAGCTCGCCACACGCCACCGCCCCTACGGCCTCATCCTGGAGTCCGGCTTCCCCTCCATCGAGTACATGTCGGAGATCGTGCGCCCGTGGCTCCCGGCGTGGGTCGTCCACCGCATCATCGCCGCCCGCTACGACACCGCAAGCAAGATCGGCGCCCTTGACGTGCCGATCCTCATCGTCCACGGCGACGCCGACGACACGGTGCCCCTCCGCGCGGGCCAAGCCCTCTTCGACGCGGCCAGTGAGCCCAAGTCCTTCTACACGGTGGAAGGCGCCAACCACGACGATATCTCGGAGGTCGGCGGCCGACAGCACATAGAGCGCCTGCGGGAGTACATTGCGGGGTTGGGGTAGGGGGCGTGTATTCCGGAAACGCGACATGCACATATCAGAACGAATGTCTTGCAAGGTGAGGCGGAACCGATACAATGGTGTATAGGGATACCTCAGGTGTACAAAATCAAGAACGATAGGGGAGAGTTCTATGGAGGGTCTTGCCAAACTCACGCCCTTCAAGATCTATCCTGCAATCTTGCCGCAATTTGGAATTATCCGGAGCCATAAGGGAATGCGGCACTTTACGAGGGTTATTCCAGTAGGTTCTGGCTATCCCATTACCCCACTGTGCGGTGAAAGGACTGGGCAAAAGATCAAGAAGTACCAAGTAGACGGATGTCTTTTCGCACCCTTTGAACAGAAATTTGCCATTCATCACGTGGATGATTTCTGCCAAGGCTGCAAAGTGCTTTTTCGTAATGCCTTTGGAGTCCGATTTGACCGCCTTCGTACTTTCATGATTCCTGAACGGTATCCAGGATGCCCGATAAACGAACAGTTTGCCTTAGTGGTCAATGAGCCAAGAGAGACAACCGATAGAATGAGGGAGGAACAAACCACCAGAACGGGCCGACCCCCATTGTACGGTTTTCTGGCTAGCTCAAGCCTGTTTGGGACCAGTAGCCTTTATCAAACTTGTTCAGACTATGTCGTCTGGGAATGCGACGATACCCAGGCGGCATTTATGCAAGGAACTCCTGAAGAGATCTTTTAACTTTAGCCAAGTTAAAGCGAATCTCGCACTCCCAGACAGTCTTGGCAACCCAGCCGAGTTCCCGGAGTTGTGCCTCACGGATTTCATCCCACTCCCTGTTAGAGGCCCGCGCGGGTGTTCAAGTCTCTCTATGCGATGAAAGGCGTGGGCCACGACGGCCTGCCGTCGGTCAGGGAAGGGATAGGGGCAACGTAGACAGCATAGTGGGCAAAAGGTAATCTTTGCGGACAAGCCATGATTGCACTGCCCTTGCTTTTTCTGAAGGGTGTGACGGAGAAGCCCAATGTCGGATGCCGGCATAGACCTTGATGCCTTAATCAAGATCATAAGTTCACTTCAAGCGCGTATACAACGCAACCAAGAGACCATCGGCGTGAACGAGACGCGTACGCGCCTGATGCTCATAGATCCTCTGCTCCAGGCGCTTGGGTGGGATGTGTCTGACCCCTCTCTTGTGATTCCTGAATACGCCGCCGCCGGCGGGGCGGCTGACTATGCTCTCTTGCAAATCGCGTCCGGGGACAAGGCGCAACCCATCGCCCTCCTTGAAGCCAAACGGCTGAATGGATCTCTGCCGGGCTATCGCGCACAGATGCTCAACTACGCCAACATGACTGGCGTCAGGTACGCCGGTCTCACCAACGGCGACCAATGGGAGTTCTATGAGGTCTTCAAGGAAGCGCCTTTGGACCAGCGTCGCATCCTGAACGTCTCGCTCCGACAAGAGTCCGCCTTTGAGTGTGCGGTCCAACTGATGTGGCTTCAATGGCCGACTCTGGAGACGGGGCGCCTACTTTCTCAGGATGAAGCTCAAGAGCTTTTGTTCAAAGCGATTAATGCAAAGGCGGCTCCAAGGGTTATCGCCATGTTGCTGGAGCGCGGGGCGGATTGCACGGTGGAGCTGAAAGACGGATCCACGCTCTTGCATTGGACTGCTCGAAACAGAGGGCCTGAGTTAGTGGAGGTGCTGCTAGAGCACGGCGGGGACATTGAGGGACGCGACGGCAATGGCATAACACCCTTGTTCCAGGCAATATGGAACCAGGATTCCAATGTTGCAAGACTGCTACTGGACCTAGGCGCGGACATTGAAGTTGAAGGCCCCGATAGCCGTAAGCTCCTTCACATGGCGGTGGCGTTAGTCAAGAATGTAGAAGTCACTGCCCTGCTACTGGATCGGGGCACAAACATTGAAGAAAAAGATCAACTCGGACGGACTCCCCTGAGCCTAGCAGCCATCAACAAGGATCCAGCGGTGGTGGAGCTTCTGCTGGCTCGGGGCGCAGACATTGAAGCAAGGGATAGTAAGGGCAGAACCCCCCTGCATTTAGGGGTGGAGTCGGAAAACACCGCAGTCGTTGCAGCGTTGCTAGACCATGGTGCGGACATTGAGGCGCGCGATTACGCGGGGTGGACACCCTTGACCATAGCGGTACACAACGACGCAGTTGACTTGGCCAGAATCTTGATGGGATATGGCGCTGATATCGAGACACCGATGGATTGGTATTGGGGGACGCTGACGCCCCTGCTTTGGGCGGCTTGGCAAAGGCGTGCTGATATGGTCGAGCTTCTGCTTGACCTTGGCGCTGACACCCAGGCGCGAGCTTCCGCCGACGATTCAATGACACCATTGCACTTGGCGACACGGTGGGGGAACGCTGAAATGGTCGCGCTCTTGCTGGATCACGGGGCGGACATTGAAGCGCGAACTAAGGAAATGAAGATTTCAGGAGAGACGCCGTTGCATCTGGCCGGGGGAGCTGGGGCAGGGCCAAGAGCGGTTGCTATTGCCAACATTCTCTTGGATCGCGGAGCCGATATACATGCCCAGGATGATGAAAGATGGACACCTTTACATACGGCTGTATTTAACGGGAGCACCGATGTTGTTGCCCTCCTCTTGGATCGAGGGGCCGATATAGAGGCAGGAGGGCATTGGGGGCCGACACCACTGCATACGGCCGTGCTGCGTTGGCACCCATGGACGAATGAAGTAGTGTCTCTTCTGTTGGATCGGGGAGCGGATATTGAGGCACCTGATCTATTTTCTTGGAGGCCGTTGCATCGGGCCGCGACATTAGTGCGCACAGAACTTGTCGAACTTTTGCTGGAGCGTGGCGCTGACGTTGCGGCGCAGGATGAGATGGGGGCAACACCACTACACAGAGCCGCGCGTCATGGAAATATGCGCAATGTTGAACTCTTGCTGGGTCATGGGGCTGATGTTGATGCACCAATATGGCGAGGGCTACTAGCGGGAGAGACCGCGTTGCATTGGGCGGTACGTGGGGCTTTCAATAAAGTACATACTGAAGACCACTTTGACCCTATGGTTATTCCTCGCTTAGTGGAGCATGGCGCAGACCTCTCGGCTAAGGATTGTCGGGGCTGGACGCCGTTGCATTCAGCAGCAGCCACCGGCGGGGAGCTTGCGGTCAATCTTCTGGTTAACTTGGGAGCGAAAATCCAAGCCCAAGACAACATGGGATTGATGCCTTTGCACATTGCGGCGCAGAAAAATGCCAACCCAGCGGTGATCGAAGCACTGATTAACGGAGGAGCTGATGTAATGACAAGAGCTGCTGGTGCAACTCCTCTGCATTATGCCGCATTTTCCAGCCAGTCACTTGAAGTCCTCACAATCCTTATGGACAATGGTGCGCTCGTCAATGTGTTAGCTGCTAATGGGAAAACGCCCCTGCATGCGTTGGCAGCGAGACAAGAAACCTTGCTTGGGGCCATTGAAACACTCTTGGCCCGCGGGGCATCAGTCTATGCACGAGATATGGATGGCAATACTCCGCTTCATACGGCAGTCACCGCGGGCGCTGAACCCCCGGTTATCGAGGTCTTGCTTGATCACGGGGCAGACCTCCGTGCTACAACTCGGGAGGGGAAGACACCGCGTGATCTTGCAGAGGAACGTGGGTCCGACCCAAGGGTGCTCCTAGCCCTGTCAACTGCAGCCAGACAATAGCGTGCCCACCGACTCCGTCTGCCCGCTCGCCCTGAGCTTGTCGATAGGCTGCCCCCTAACTCCCCACCAACCCCCGCACCGCCTCCACACGCCCCGGAGCCCCCGCCCGTTCACACATCGAGAGGAAGTTGGCCGTCGTGACCCGCTCAACCTCCTCCACCGGCACGTCCTTCAGTTCCGCCAGCTTCCGGGCGACCAGGGGCACGTCGCGCGGCTCCGTCCACTTGTTGCGACTGCCTTTGAAGGGTTGCGGGTACGTGTCCGTCTCCAGCACCATGTTCTCGAGGGGCAGCCCCGCCGCGATGGCCTGCAGGTCCGGCCGTCGCAGCAGCGGCTTGGCCATGGAGACGTAGATGCCCAGCTCCACGCATTCGCGGGCGGTGCGCTCGTCGCCCTGGAAGTAGTGCATGGCCCCGCCGACGCGCCAGCCCTGCTCCTGCCGCAGCACCTTCAGGGCTTCCATGTGCAGGTGCGGCTGGCCGGGGATCTCCCGCGAGTGGAAGATGACCGGCAGCCCAAGCTCCAAGGCGAGGCGTATTTGCGCCCGGAATGCCTGGTATTGCAGCGAGAGGTCCGGCGCGCCCCGGTCGAAGTCCAGCCCCGTCTCGCTGACGGCGACGACCTTGGGCGTGGACAGCGCGGCCTGCCGGAGCTGCTCGGCGCAGGCGGCGTCGACGGGGGCGGTCACGTCCATCGGGGGGATGCCCACCCCGGCGAGCAGCATCGGCGTCCGCCGCGCCAGCGCGACGCACGCCTCCGACGACGCCAGCGTCGTGCCCGCCAGCACGATGGCGCCGACGCCGGCGGCGCGGGCGCGATCCAGCACGCCGTCCAGCTCCTCCGGAGGGAAGTCGTCAAGGTGGGTGTGGGAGTCAACGTACATGGGTTGCACCGTCGCGTGTTCTTGGTGTCTCCGTTGGCCTAGTATATGCTATACGTCCGGCCGGGACGCTCAGCCGCCGGCCGTCTTCCCAGTCGACAACTCTCCTTCACGTCACCGTGGGACCCTGTGAGGCTTGGCAACGATGACCACTCGAACCCCCATACAGCCGCAGGACACGCGAGCATGATGCGCGCCGTCCTGCTCCTCGCCCTTGCCGTCCTCCTCGTGTCCGCGTGCCGCGAGATCAGTGAGACTGCGCCGTCGTCGACGGCCGGGCCCGTCTCGACGCCGCTGTCGCCCGCGACGCCCACCGCCCCGTCGACGCCCGAACCCGGCGCGGTCCTCTCCGCCACGCCCACGACTGCCACGCACCCGCCCTCGGCTGCTACCGCGACGCCCGTCAGCCAGCGCAGCGGGCGGCTTGCCATCGCGACACGCGTCGTGCTGGATGACCTGGACGTCCACCGGGCCTCCGCCCCGTCGCTGGCCGCCTTCGGGCCGGGCATCGTGTACAGCCGCCTGCTGCGGTTCGCATCCGGGCCGGACGTGCGGACGCCGAGCCTCGCCCTGGAGTGCGACCTGTGCGAGTCTTGGGTGTGGGAGGACTCGGCGACGCTGCGCGTCACGCTGCGGCAGGGCGTGCGCTGGCAGAGCGCCGCGCCCGTCAACGGCCGGGCCCTCTCGCCGCACGACGTCACAGCGAGCCTGATGCGGCAGCGGACGGCGGGCTGGCCCCACGCCGGGCTGCTGGCCAACGTCGCCTCCGTCGCGGTGCGCGGCAACGACGTGGTCTTCACCCTGCGATCGCCGGACGCCGACTTCCCCCTTGCGCTGGCGGACGGGCACACCAAGGTGCTGCCTTCGGAGCTTGCCGCCATGGACGACCTTGGCGTGGGGCCCTTCATCGGCACCGGGCCATGGGTCATCGGCGAGGTGCGTCCAGACCACCGCTACACCTTCACGCCGAACCCCGCCTACTTCGAGCCGGGCTTTCCCCTGCTCGAGAGCCTCGTCATTCGCGTCCTTCCCGAAGACGACGTTCGCGGCGCCGCCTTCCTGACCCAGTCGCTGGACGTGGACGAGGTGACCCCCGAGTACTTCGAGACCTACCGGGAGCGCAACCCGCAGGCCGGCTTCGTCCGTTACGAGCCCCCCGGCGGCGGCTCCGAGCTTGCCCTGAACGTGAACGACCCCGTACTGCGGGACCCGGCCGTCCGGCGGGCCCTCTTCATGGCGCTGGATCCCTGGTCGCTGAACAGCCAGGTGTGGCACGGGCTCGCGGAGGTCACCGGCGGCATGCCGTCGCCCTCACCCGACTGGCGCCTGTCCGAGGCCGAGTTGCGTGGCCTCCTCGCAGACCCCGTAGCCGCGAGGGAGCTGCTCGAGTCTGCCGGTAGCCCACCGACGACGCTGGAGCTGCTTGTGGCCGACTTCGGCGACCGGCACCTCACCTACAGCCGCGGCATCCACGAGCAGCTCAGGCAGATTGGCGTCCGGGTCGAGGTGCGCGACCTGAACCCGCAGGAGTACGCCGACCGCGTGTGGCGGCAGGGCGACTTCCAGGCCTACCTGGGACCGCTTCCGCCGATGAACGCGCCCAACAGCTACCTGATCGGCCTGGTGCGGAGCGGCTCTGCGGGCAACAAGACGGGTTACGGGACCTCTGCGCTCGACGGGCTGGTTGACGCGCAGGCGGGGGAGCTCGACCCGGCGGTGCGGCGCGGCATCGCCCGGGAGGCGGCGCTGATGCTCCTGGAGGAGGGGGTGCGCTTCACGCCCGCGGCGCAGGCGCAGGTGTGGGGTTGGTGGCCGAGGGTCAAGGGGCTGCACGTGAACTTCGCCAACCGCGAGTACCACTTCTGGTCCCGCGTATGGGTGGAGTGAGCCGGGGACTATGGGGCGTAGGCGCTCAGGCTCTGGTCGAGCGCCCACCAGGCCAGCAGCGCGCACTTGACGCGCACGGGGTAGCTGCGCACCGCGACGAGCCCCGTCAGTTCGCCCAGCAGCGACTTCTCTCCGTCGTCCATGGCCTCGCCGCGCATCATGCGGGTGAAGAGCGCCGAGAGGTGGAGCGCCTGCGCCGGCGTCATTCCCTGCACCGCCTCCGACATCAACGAGAGCGACGCCTGGCAGATGGAGCACCCCGCGCCCTCCGTGCCGACGGGCGAGAGGACGCCGCCGGTGAGCCGGGCGCGGAAGGTGCACTCGTCGCCGCAGAAGAGGTTGACCTCGGTGGCATCCACGTCGGGCGCGTCGACGGGGGAGCGGTTCCGCGGGTTGCGGTAGTGGTCCATGATGAGCGCCTGGTTGGCAGCGCTGATGGCGCCCCATCCCACCGCGGTGGGGGCCTCAGGGGAGCCGTCCTGTTCCTTATCGGCCATGGGCGCCCCGCTACAGCTCGACTTCCACGTCGCCGTCCTGCATCCGGACGGGAAAGCACTCGACGTCCATCACGGCGGGCAGCGTGAGCGCCTTGCCGTTGCGCACGTCGAAGTAGGCGAGGTGGCGCGGGCACTGGATGCGGAACCCGTCGAGGGCGCCCTCGCCCAGCGGCCCGTCGTCGTGGGTGCACAGGTTCTCGATGGCGTAGAACTGGCCGTCCACGTTGCAGACGGCCAGCGACGCCTTCGGCAGCTCCACGGCGATCGACGTGCCCGGCGCGACGTCGCCGACCCTCGCCACCTTCACAAACTGTCCCGGCATGTCGCTCCTTCTCTCCTACCGGCGTTGCCGACCGCCTACACGGCGGCTTCCTCGGGCCAGTCCAGCATCTGCACGTCGGCCTCCGACCCCGCGGGCATCTCGTCGAGATCCTCGGGGCAGATGGCGAGGCCGTTGGCGCGCGCCATGGACGTGAGCAGGTTGCTCCCCTGCGGCCCCGTCAGCGACGCCCACCATTGCCCGTCCTCCCATGTGACGATGGCCCGGGCGTACACGCGCCGCCCGTCTGTGTTGATGATGGGGTCGCGCAGCGTCGCCCGCACCTGCGGCTTGGCAAAGGTTGTGCGGCCCAGCATCTTGAGGATGGCCGGCCTGCAGAACTGCTCGAAGGCCACGAGGGCGCTGACCGGGTTGCCCGGCAGGCCGATGTGCGGCACCCGGCGTCCCTGAGGGGCATGGAGCACGCCGAAGGCCAGGGGCCGCGCGGGGCGCATTCGCACCGACCAGAAGGCGATCTCGCCGTTCGCCGTCAGCACGTCCTTGATGAAGTCGTAGTCGCCCTTGGATACGCCCGCGGTCGTGATGAGCATGTCCGCCGCGATGCCCTCGCCGAGCTTGCGCGCCGTGTCCTCCAGCGTGTCGCGGGCGATGCCGAGCATCCACGGCTCGCCGCCGTAGCGCCGCACCGCCGCGGCAATGCTGAAGCTGTTGGAGTCATAGATCTTGCCGCCGCCGGGCGCTTCCCCGGGCGCCAGCAGCTCGTCGCCGGTGGAGAGAATGGCGATGATGGGCCGCCGCAGCGTGGTGACCCGCTGCCGCCCCACGGACGCCAGCACGCCGATCTCGCCGGGGCGGAGGACGTCGCCGCGGCCCATGAGCCGCTCGCCGGTGCGCAGGTCCTCGCCGGCGGGCCGGACGTTGGCGCCCAGAGGCGCTTCCTGCAGGATGCGGATGCGGTCGAGGGCGTTGCCGGACGCCTTGCGCTCGACCTCGTCCGTGTCCTCGAAGGGCACGACGGCGTCGGCGCCGGGCGGAATGGGCGCGCCGGTCATGATGCGGATGGCCGTGCCGGGTTGCAGGTCGCGGTCGGGCAGCGCACCGGCCTGCACGTAGCCGATGACCGGCAGCTCGCGTGGGTCGTGCCGGCCCGCGCCGGCCACGTCGGCATGCCGCACCGCGAAGCCGTCCATGGCCGAGTTGTCGAGCGGCGGCAGGTCCAGCGGCGAGGTGATCTCCTCGGCGAGGGTGAGCCCCAGCGCCTCGGACAGGTCGACGTCCACCGGGCCCATCGGCGAGACGTAGGAGAGGATCTTCTCCAGCGCCTCCTCCACGCTCAGCATGTCCTCCTGAACGCTGCTGTGGTGGTGATGGGCGTGGTGATGCTCGTGATGCCGGTGGTGGTCGTGATGTTCGTGGCGCTCTGTCATCTTGCTACCCCTGCCGATGGATGGCGCCGAGCTCCCGCTCAAGGCGCGACAGGAGCCGGTCCATCGTGC
Proteins encoded in this region:
- a CDS encoding SUF system NifU family Fe-S cluster assembly protein, whose protein sequence is MADKEQDGSPEAPTAVGWGAISAANQALIMDHYRNPRNRSPVDAPDVDATEVNLFCGDECTFRARLTGGVLSPVGTEGAGCSICQASLSLMSEAVQGMTPAQALHLSALFTRMMRGEAMDDGEKSLLGELTGLVAVRSYPVRVKCALLAWWALDQSLSAYAP
- a CDS encoding alpha/beta hydrolase; the encoded protein is MAGHENTGRGTLEVRRVAAGVGIALALLLALGIWAGASGMLDQHFLYFPTSELIGSPAVYGLDYEDVYFETSDGRRLHGWFVPGESDVTLLWHHGNGGNIGYRLPDIDLFHRELGVNILIYDYRGYGRSAGTPSEEGLYRDAEAALRYLQSRDDVDPTKIVYFGRSLGVAIATELATRHRPYGLILESGFPSIEYMSEIVRPWLPAWVVHRIIAARYDTASKIGALDVPILIVHGDADDTVPLRAGQALFDAASEPKSFYTVEGANHDDISEVGGRQHIERLREYIAGLG
- a CDS encoding TatD family hydrolase — encoded protein: MYVDSHTHLDDFPPEELDGVLDRARAAGVGAIVLAGTTLASSEACVALARRTPMLLAGVGIPPMDVTAPVDAACAEQLRQAALSTPKVVAVSETGLDFDRGAPDLSLQYQAFRAQIRLALELGLPVIFHSREIPGQPHLHMEALKVLRQEQGWRVGGAMHYFQGDERTARECVELGIYVSMAKPLLRRPDLQAIAAGLPLENMVLETDTYPQPFKGSRNKWTEPRDVPLVARKLAELKDVPVEEVERVTTANFLSMCERAGAPGRVEAVRGLVGS
- a CDS encoding DUF1998 domain-containing protein, yielding PGSPGSVASAWQQAGRGGRRGEASLAVLVARDDPLDQYLMRHPEFFHGRPMEHALIAPENPYVLAPHLLCAAHEHPLTLGDRAYFGEDLPARLEELVESGHLRASRGRWHLDPTVDYPAQDVHLRSTSDRSFTVVDGTTGALLEAGVEASAAYASLHPGAVYLHQGEPFLVTELNVAGETAVVTTAREPYYTQSRDITDIRVLDTYRRRTVSVDVRVCLGEVEVTRQVVAYRKLAHYTEANLGDEVLDLPAHRFRTMALWFEAPPVTVEDILDGKRDLAGGLHAAEHAAIGVLPLFALCDRADIGGVSTPIHPDTGQPTVFIYDGYPGGIGIAERGFEAIEALWRTTLQAVEECPCSEGCPACVQSPKCGNNNNPLDKAVAAELLRGLLNLRR
- a CDS encoding ankyrin repeat domain-containing protein, coding for MSDAGIDLDALIKIISSLQARIQRNQETIGVNETRTRLMLIDPLLQALGWDVSDPSLVIPEYAAAGGAADYALLQIASGDKAQPIALLEAKRLNGSLPGYRAQMLNYANMTGVRYAGLTNGDQWEFYEVFKEAPLDQRRILNVSLRQESAFECAVQLMWLQWPTLETGRLLSQDEAQELLFKAINAKAAPRVIAMLLERGADCTVELKDGSTLLHWTARNRGPELVEVLLEHGGDIEGRDGNGITPLFQAIWNQDSNVARLLLDLGADIEVEGPDSRKLLHMAVALVKNVEVTALLLDRGTNIEEKDQLGRTPLSLAAINKDPAVVELLLARGADIEARDSKGRTPLHLGVESENTAVVAALLDHGADIEARDYAGWTPLTIAVHNDAVDLARILMGYGADIETPMDWYWGTLTPLLWAAWQRRADMVELLLDLGADTQARASADDSMTPLHLATRWGNAEMVALLLDHGADIEARTKEMKISGETPLHLAGGAGAGPRAVAIANILLDRGADIHAQDDERWTPLHTAVFNGSTDVVALLLDRGADIEAGGHWGPTPLHTAVLRWHPWTNEVVSLLLDRGADIEAPDLFSWRPLHRAATLVRTELVELLLERGADVAAQDEMGATPLHRAARHGNMRNVELLLGHGADVDAPIWRGLLAGETALHWAVRGAFNKVHTEDHFDPMVIPRLVEHGADLSAKDCRGWTPLHSAAATGGELAVNLLVNLGAKIQAQDNMGLMPLHIAAQKNANPAVIEALINGGADVMTRAAGATPLHYAAFSSQSLEVLTILMDNGALVNVLAANGKTPLHALAARQETLLGAIETLLARGASVYARDMDGNTPLHTAVTAGAEPPVIEVLLDHGADLRATTREGKTPRDLAEERGSDPRVLLALSTAARQ
- a CDS encoding non-heme iron oxygenase ferredoxin subunit; translation: MPGQFVKVARVGDVAPGTSIAVELPKASLAVCNVDGQFYAIENLCTHDDGPLGEGALDGFRIQCPRHLAYFDVRNGKALTLPAVMDVECFPVRMQDGDVEVEL
- a CDS encoding ABC transporter substrate-binding protein, with product MMRAVLLLALAVLLVSACREISETAPSSTAGPVSTPLSPATPTAPSTPEPGAVLSATPTTATHPPSAATATPVSQRSGRLAIATRVVLDDLDVHRASAPSLAAFGPGIVYSRLLRFASGPDVRTPSLALECDLCESWVWEDSATLRVTLRQGVRWQSAAPVNGRALSPHDVTASLMRQRTAGWPHAGLLANVASVAVRGNDVVFTLRSPDADFPLALADGHTKVLPSELAAMDDLGVGPFIGTGPWVIGEVRPDHRYTFTPNPAYFEPGFPLLESLVIRVLPEDDVRGAAFLTQSLDVDEVTPEYFETYRERNPQAGFVRYEPPGGGSELALNVNDPVLRDPAVRRALFMALDPWSLNSQVWHGLAEVTGGMPSPSPDWRLSEAELRGLLADPVAARELLESAGSPPTTLELLVADFGDRHLTYSRGIHEQLRQIGVRVEVRDLNPQEYADRVWRQGDFQAYLGPLPPMNAPNSYLIGLVRSGSAGNKTGYGTSALDGLVDAQAGELDPAVRRGIAREAALMLLEEGVRFTPAAQAQVWGWWPRVKGLHVNFANREYHFWSRVWVE
- a CDS encoding molybdopterin molybdotransferase MoeA is translated as MTERHEHHDHHRHHEHHHAHHHHSSVQEDMLSVEEALEKILSYVSPMGPVDVDLSEALGLTLAEEITSPLDLPPLDNSAMDGFAVRHADVAGAGRHDPRELPVIGYVQAGALPDRDLQPGTAIRIMTGAPIPPGADAVVPFEDTDEVERKASGNALDRIRILQEAPLGANVRPAGEDLRTGERLMGRGDVLRPGEIGVLASVGRQRVTTLRRPIIAILSTGDELLAPGEAPGGGKIYDSNSFSIAAAVRRYGGEPWMLGIARDTLEDTARKLGEGIAADMLITTAGVSKGDYDFIKDVLTANGEIAFWSVRMRPARPLAFGVLHAPQGRRVPHIGLPGNPVSALVAFEQFCRPAILKMLGRTTFAKPQVRATLRDPIINTDGRRVYARAIVTWEDGQWWASLTGPQGSNLLTSMARANGLAICPEDLDEMPAGSEADVQMLDWPEEAAV